Proteins encoded together in one Pseudomonas sp. TCU-HL1 window:
- a CDS encoding ExbD/TolR family protein has product MKFRRRAGNVAREEVFLNLTSLIDVIFVLLLFFVVTTTFSKPSQLKIELPEAVSGTPSQETELKTLELSIAADGQYSLNGQNLVKSDLATLISALGRESEGDNSLPLVITADARTTHQSVVTAMDAAGKLGFSHLRMTTIESDPAKQP; this is encoded by the coding sequence GTGAAGTTCCGCCGCAGGGCGGGCAATGTCGCCCGCGAAGAGGTGTTCCTCAACCTCACTTCGTTGATCGACGTGATCTTCGTGCTGTTGCTGTTCTTCGTGGTGACCACCACTTTCAGCAAGCCCAGCCAGCTGAAGATCGAGCTGCCCGAAGCGGTTAGTGGCACGCCATCCCAGGAAACCGAGCTCAAGACCCTGGAGTTGAGTATCGCGGCCGACGGGCAGTACTCACTCAATGGGCAGAACCTGGTCAAGAGCGACCTGGCGACCCTGATCTCGGCCCTGGGACGTGAGTCGGAAGGCGATAACAGCTTGCCGCTGGTCATTACCGCCGATGCCCGTACTACCCACCAGTCAGTGGTTACTGCCATGGACGCCGCAGGCAAGCTGGGCTTCAGCCATCTGCGCATGACCACCATCGAGTCCGACCCGGCCAAGCAGCCCTGA
- a CDS encoding MotA/TolQ/ExbB proton channel family protein, translating to MWELVKAGGWMMLPIILCSIAATAIVAERLWTLRLSRVSPPHLLGQVWRQIKDKQLNGQRLKELRASSPLGEVLAAGLANSKHGREIMKECIEEAASRVIHELERYLNALGTIAAMAPLLGLLGTVFGMIDIFGGFMENGMANAPLLAGGIAKALVTTAAGLIVAIPAVFFHRYLLRRVDELVVAMEQEAIKLVEVVQGDREVDFAEEAKA from the coding sequence GTGTGGGAGTTGGTCAAAGCCGGTGGCTGGATGATGCTACCGATCATTCTGTGTTCCATCGCCGCCACCGCGATAGTTGCTGAACGCCTGTGGACCTTGCGCCTCAGTCGCGTCTCGCCGCCGCACCTGCTGGGACAGGTCTGGCGCCAGATCAAGGACAAGCAACTCAATGGCCAGAGGCTCAAGGAACTGCGCGCATCGTCGCCCCTGGGTGAAGTGTTGGCCGCGGGCCTGGCCAACTCCAAGCATGGTCGCGAGATCATGAAAGAGTGCATCGAGGAAGCCGCCAGCCGGGTCATTCATGAACTGGAGCGCTACCTCAACGCCCTTGGCACCATCGCCGCCATGGCCCCGCTGCTGGGCCTGCTCGGCACCGTGTTCGGCATGATCGATATCTTCGGTGGCTTCATGGAAAACGGCATGGCCAATGCGCCGCTGCTGGCCGGCGGGATCGCCAAGGCCCTGGTGACCACTGCGGCGGGCCTGATCGTGGCCATCCCCGCTGTGTTCTTCCATCGCTATCTGCTGCGTCGCGTCGACGAGTTGGTGGTAGCCATGGAGCAGGAGGCGATCAAGCTGGTTGAAGTGGTCCAGGGTGATCGCGAGGTCGACTTCGCAGAGGAAGCCAAAGCGTGA
- the lpxK gene encoding tetraacyldisaccharide 4'-kinase has protein sequence MAFSDRLLDAWYQGHPALGLLAPLEWLYRRVAQRKRAAFLAGQGGSYRSPVPLIVVGNITVGGTGKTPMILWLIEYCRARGLRVGVVSRGYGAKPPQLPWRVRAEQGAELAGDEPLLIVQRSGVPLMIDPDRSRAVRALLEQEELDLILSDDGLQHYRLARDLELVLIDAARGLGNRRCLPAGPLREPPERLVSVDAVLRNGAEADSEDGFAFTLQPSVLVNLKSGKRVGLDHFPLGQAVHAVAGIGNPQRFFRTLEALNWRPIPHPFADHAVYSSQALDFTPVLPVLMTEKDAVKCRAFAAADWWYLAVDAVPSSAFVAWFDGQLARLLPERF, from the coding sequence ATGGCTTTCTCCGATCGACTGTTGGACGCCTGGTACCAGGGCCACCCGGCCCTCGGTCTGCTGGCCCCGCTGGAGTGGCTCTACCGTCGGGTGGCACAGCGCAAGCGTGCCGCCTTCCTGGCTGGGCAGGGCGGCAGTTATCGGTCGCCTGTTCCGCTGATCGTGGTCGGCAACATCACCGTTGGCGGCACTGGCAAGACACCCATGATTCTCTGGCTGATCGAGTATTGCCGGGCGCGCGGGCTGCGTGTCGGTGTGGTCAGCCGTGGTTACGGCGCCAAGCCGCCACAACTTCCCTGGCGCGTGCGCGCGGAGCAGGGCGCCGAACTGGCCGGCGACGAGCCGCTGCTGATCGTCCAGCGCAGCGGCGTACCCCTGATGATCGATCCGGACCGTTCCCGCGCGGTGAGAGCCTTGCTGGAGCAGGAAGAGCTGGACCTGATCCTCAGTGACGATGGCTTGCAGCACTACCGCCTGGCACGTGACCTGGAACTGGTACTGATCGACGCGGCCCGTGGTCTGGGCAATCGCCGCTGCCTGCCGGCCGGCCCCCTGCGCGAGCCGCCGGAGCGCCTGGTTTCGGTGGACGCGGTGCTGCGCAATGGCGCCGAGGCCGACTCGGAGGATGGTTTCGCCTTTACTCTGCAGCCGAGCGTGCTGGTCAACCTCAAGAGCGGCAAGCGCGTGGGGCTGGATCATTTTCCGCTGGGCCAGGCCGTCCATGCCGTTGCTGGCATCGGTAACCCCCAGCGTTTCTTCAGGACCCTGGAGGCGCTAAACTGGCGCCCGATTCCGCACCCCTTCGCCGATCATGCTGTCTACAGCTCGCAGGCGCTGGATTTCACGCCGGTGCTGCCCGTTCTGATGACCGAGAAGGATGCGGTGAAGTGCCGGGCCTTCGCGGCCGCTGATTGGTGGTACCTGGCGGTCGACGCAGTCCCGTCATCGGCGTTCGTCGCCTGGTTCGACGGGCAACTGGCCCGCCTGCTGCC